In the Kribbella sp. NBC_00482 genome, one interval contains:
- a CDS encoding rod shape-determining protein, with protein sequence MANSMLGRDMAVDLGTANTLVYVRGRGVVLNEPSVVATRTDEPREAVAFGHEAKKMIGRTPGNITAIRPLKDGVIADFDAAEQMLRYFIQRVHRRRYFAKPRIVVCVPSGITAVEQRAVRDAGYMAGARKVYIIEEPMAAALGSNLEVRDATGNMVVDIGGGTTEVAVISFGGIVTSQSIRVAGDAIDKSIVNYCKKEFSLLLGEATSEQIKMTIGSAFPTTDGPDSEIRGRDMVSGLPRTVKVSSADMRQAIEEPITAIVDAVKATLDKTPPELAGDIVDRGIVLTGGGALLKGMDERLRHETGIPIHVAENPLDAVVLGAGKCVDNIETLNRILVTDNRR encoded by the coding sequence ATGGCGAACAGCATGCTCGGCCGCGACATGGCGGTCGATCTCGGGACGGCGAACACGCTCGTGTACGTGCGTGGCCGCGGCGTCGTACTGAACGAGCCTTCCGTGGTCGCCACCCGGACGGACGAGCCGCGTGAGGCGGTCGCGTTCGGGCACGAGGCGAAGAAGATGATCGGCCGTACGCCGGGCAACATCACCGCGATCCGGCCGCTCAAGGACGGCGTGATCGCCGACTTCGACGCCGCCGAGCAGATGCTGCGGTACTTCATCCAGCGCGTGCACCGCCGCCGGTACTTCGCGAAGCCACGGATCGTGGTCTGCGTCCCGTCCGGGATCACCGCGGTCGAGCAGCGCGCGGTCCGCGACGCCGGGTACATGGCCGGAGCCCGCAAGGTGTACATCATCGAGGAGCCGATGGCCGCCGCGCTCGGCTCGAACCTCGAGGTCCGCGACGCGACCGGCAACATGGTCGTCGACATCGGCGGCGGTACGACGGAGGTCGCGGTCATCTCGTTCGGCGGCATCGTCACCAGCCAGTCGATCCGGGTGGCCGGCGACGCCATCGACAAGTCGATCGTGAACTACTGCAAGAAGGAGTTCTCGCTGCTGCTCGGCGAGGCCACCTCGGAGCAGATCAAGATGACGATCGGGTCGGCGTTCCCGACCACCGACGGCCCGGACAGCGAGATCCGCGGCCGGGACATGGTCTCCGGCCTGCCGCGGACCGTGAAGGTGTCGTCGGCGGACATGCGGCAGGCGATCGAGGAGCCGATCACCGCGATCGTCGACGCGGTCAAGGCCACCCTGGACAAGACCCCGCCGGAGCTGGCCGGCGACATCGTCGACCGCGGCATCGTGCTGACCGGCGGCGGCGCGCTGCTGAAGGGCATGGACGAGCGGCTGCGGCACGAGACCGGCATCCCGATCCACGTCGCCGAGAACCCGCTGGACGCGGTCGTCCTGGGCGCCGGCAAGTGCGTCGACAACATCGAGACCCTCAACCGCATCCTGGTCACCGACAACCGGCGCTGA
- the mreC gene encoding rod shape-determining protein MreC: protein MLKDLGTPTTRSAFRSAGETPLRSAGTPRDVRRRRTVLVLIILACFTLIVLDARRSAGSPVEPLREAAAGVFGPLESTATSARQPVDNLRDRFAEMDRLKAENEKLKKDNEDLTRELTTSDYARNRAQELDKLLKIAPAYTMTPARVIGIGSAQTFSHTVTIDAGTADGVHTDMTVLNGTGLVGRVVRTTQGTATVLLIGDRNSTVGGRLNASMALGFVSGRGEVGGTLDYKLIDLKARPKVGDRIVTWGSSGNAPYVPGVPIGVVTSVTANQGSLGSTATVKPYVDPTRIDTVGVVTGPPARPPRNQLTGKGN from the coding sequence ATGCTCAAAGACCTCGGTACCCCGACGACCAGGAGCGCGTTCCGGTCGGCGGGGGAGACCCCGCTGCGTTCGGCCGGTACGCCGCGGGACGTGCGCCGCCGCCGTACCGTGCTGGTGCTGATAATCCTGGCCTGTTTCACGCTGATCGTGCTCGACGCCCGCCGGTCGGCCGGATCGCCGGTCGAGCCGCTGCGCGAGGCCGCGGCCGGCGTTTTCGGCCCGCTCGAGTCCACCGCGACCTCGGCCCGGCAGCCTGTGGACAACCTCCGCGACAGATTCGCGGAAATGGATAGGTTGAAAGCAGAGAACGAAAAACTGAAGAAGGACAACGAGGACCTGACCCGGGAGCTGACCACCTCCGACTACGCCCGCAACCGGGCGCAGGAGCTGGACAAGCTGCTGAAGATCGCACCGGCGTACACGATGACGCCGGCCCGGGTGATCGGGATCGGCAGCGCGCAGACGTTCAGCCACACGGTCACGATCGACGCCGGGACGGCGGACGGCGTGCACACCGACATGACGGTGCTGAACGGGACCGGTCTGGTCGGCCGGGTGGTGCGGACCACCCAGGGGACCGCGACCGTGCTGCTGATCGGCGACCGCAACTCGACCGTGGGCGGCCGGCTGAACGCGTCGATGGCGCTCGGTTTCGTCTCCGGACGCGGCGAGGTCGGCGGCACGCTCGACTACAAGCTGATCGACCTGAAGGCGCGGCCCAAGGTCGGGGACCGGATCGTCACCTGGGGCTCCAGCGGCAACGCGCCGTACGTGCCGGGGGTCCCGATCGGCGTCGTCACCTCGGTGACGGCGAACCAGGGGTCGCTCGGGTCCACCGCGACCGTCAAGCCGTACGTCGATCCGACCCGGATCGACACCGTCGGCGTGGTGACCGGGCCACCTGCCCGGCCGCCACGCAATCAGCTCACAGGGAAGGGGAACTGA
- the mreD gene encoding rod shape-determining protein MreD — protein sequence MTALRIGLAALFLMIAVTVQTSVLTNIAVAGVTCDLTLIVVIALALSRGPEWGAIAGFVGGLMLDVVPPADHTAGRWALSLAIAGYIAGLIRRETSGSPVGPLGVALTVVLGTAVSFFIFSATGSLLHDPSVDWGEFGVRLGIAAGYDVVGAIVVIPLVMWIMGRVQPARERRRVAP from the coding sequence GTGACAGCACTACGGATCGGGTTGGCTGCCCTGTTCCTGATGATCGCCGTCACTGTGCAGACGTCCGTGCTGACGAACATCGCGGTCGCCGGAGTGACCTGCGATCTGACGCTGATCGTGGTGATCGCGCTGGCGCTGTCCCGCGGACCGGAGTGGGGCGCGATCGCCGGTTTCGTGGGCGGTTTGATGCTCGACGTCGTACCGCCCGCCGACCACACCGCCGGCCGCTGGGCGTTGTCGCTGGCCATCGCCGGGTACATCGCCGGCCTGATCCGCCGCGAGACCTCCGGCAGCCCGGTCGGGCCGCTCGGCGTCGCGCTGACGGTCGTGCTCGGGACCGCGGTCTCGTTCTTCATCTTCAGTGCGACGGGCTCGCTGCTGCACGACCCGTCGGTCGACTGGGGCGAGTTCGGCGTCCGCCTCGGCATCGCCGCCGGGTACGACGTGGTCGGCGCGATCGTGGTGATCCCGCTGGTCATGTGGATCATGGGCCGCGTCCAACCCGCCCGCGAACGCCGACGGGTCGCCCCATGA
- the mrdA gene encoding penicillin-binding protein 2, whose product MSWDGFEAPLKARLRLFVIGVLVFSLLCTLFGRLWYMQVMSSADYSQAATAQHIRQVLVPAPRGTIVDSQGRTLVGNRVSVMITVDRSVLAKLPESQQNLVLARLAKVLGQKPKDLKARTMLCGEPGASKPPACWNGTPYQPIPVAKDVSEQVAIEVMERREDFPGIAADSQTLRAYPSPYKVNAAHILGYLSPITTDELEDMDKAGQDSVPHRSDLVGRAGVERSYDKLLRGTPGEKDMIVDAVGYTTGIKKQTAPIPGATLVTTIDARIQASVEAQLKSAIMTARKQTDPVTHRKYVADSGAAVVMDTKTGRVVAMASYPTYDPGVWVGGITQRELDALYSAKSGMPLVSRALQGQLAPGSTFKPITTAAAMSAGYGPKTRLDCSSYFEVGNRRFKNYESASYGMIGFDQALALSCDTFFYRIAYALWLKEGGNSSDISTRDPLVEMAQKFGLGKPTGVDLPGEVSGRIADRKWKKTYYDAQKDYYCKVAANPPAGTSAFLKQFAREFCVDGYKYRAGDAVNFAIGQGDTTITPLQLATVYSALSNGGTLYEPRVVQSWIGANGKPHEIKPVVKSKLPVPRNTLKYIDTALKSTTKTGTAAWKFQGFPLDKIPVRAKTGTAEVYGKQTTSWLASYTDRYAVVMMLSQAGTGSGAGGDSVRKIYETLYNIKPAPPVQGKPVQ is encoded by the coding sequence ATGAGCTGGGACGGTTTCGAGGCGCCGCTCAAGGCACGGCTTCGGTTGTTCGTGATCGGGGTGCTGGTCTTCTCGTTGCTGTGCACGCTGTTCGGCCGCCTCTGGTACATGCAGGTGATGTCGAGCGCCGACTACAGCCAGGCGGCGACCGCGCAGCACATCCGGCAGGTGCTCGTCCCGGCCCCGCGTGGCACGATCGTCGACTCGCAGGGCCGGACCCTCGTCGGCAACCGGGTCTCGGTGATGATCACCGTCGACCGCTCGGTGCTCGCCAAGCTCCCGGAAAGCCAGCAGAACCTCGTCCTCGCCCGCCTCGCGAAGGTGCTCGGTCAGAAGCCGAAGGACCTGAAGGCGCGCACGATGCTGTGCGGTGAGCCGGGCGCGTCCAAACCGCCCGCCTGCTGGAACGGCACGCCGTACCAGCCGATCCCGGTGGCGAAGGACGTCAGCGAGCAGGTCGCGATCGAGGTGATGGAGCGCCGCGAGGACTTCCCCGGGATCGCCGCCGACTCGCAGACACTGCGCGCGTACCCCTCGCCGTACAAGGTGAACGCGGCGCACATCCTCGGGTACCTGTCGCCGATCACCACCGACGAGCTCGAGGACATGGACAAGGCCGGGCAGGACTCGGTCCCGCACCGCTCGGACCTCGTCGGCCGGGCCGGCGTCGAGCGGTCGTACGACAAGCTCCTGCGCGGTACGCCGGGCGAGAAGGACATGATCGTCGACGCCGTCGGATACACCACCGGTATCAAGAAGCAGACCGCTCCGATCCCGGGCGCGACGCTGGTGACCACGATCGACGCGCGCATCCAGGCCTCGGTCGAGGCCCAGTTGAAGAGCGCGATCATGACCGCGCGGAAGCAGACCGACCCGGTCACCCACCGCAAGTACGTCGCCGACTCCGGCGCCGCGGTCGTGATGGACACCAAGACCGGCCGGGTCGTGGCGATGGCCAGCTACCCGACGTACGACCCGGGGGTCTGGGTCGGCGGTATCACCCAGCGCGAGCTGGACGCGCTCTACTCGGCCAAGTCCGGGATGCCGCTGGTGTCCCGCGCGCTGCAGGGCCAACTGGCGCCCGGGTCGACGTTCAAGCCGATCACTACGGCGGCCGCGATGAGTGCCGGGTACGGCCCGAAGACGCGGCTCGACTGCTCGTCGTACTTCGAGGTCGGCAACCGCCGGTTCAAGAACTACGAGTCCGCGTCGTACGGGATGATCGGCTTCGACCAGGCGCTGGCGCTGTCCTGCGACACGTTCTTCTACCGGATCGCCTACGCGCTCTGGCTCAAGGAGGGCGGCAACTCCAGCGACATCAGCACCCGCGACCCGCTGGTCGAGATGGCGCAGAAGTTCGGGCTCGGCAAGCCGACCGGGGTCGACCTGCCCGGCGAGGTGAGCGGCCGGATCGCGGACCGCAAGTGGAAGAAGACGTACTACGACGCGCAGAAGGACTACTACTGCAAGGTCGCGGCGAACCCGCCCGCCGGGACGTCGGCGTTCCTGAAGCAGTTCGCCCGCGAGTTCTGCGTCGACGGGTACAAGTACCGCGCCGGTGACGCCGTGAACTTCGCGATCGGCCAGGGCGACACCACGATCACGCCGCTGCAACTCGCGACCGTCTACTCGGCCCTGTCGAACGGCGGCACGCTGTACGAGCCTCGCGTCGTCCAGTCCTGGATCGGCGCGAACGGCAAACCGCACGAGATCAAGCCGGTCGTGAAGTCGAAGCTCCCGGTCCCGCGGAACACCCTGAAGTACATCGACACCGCGCTGAAGAGCACCACCAAGACCGGTACGGCGGCGTGGAAGTTCCAGGGCTTCCCGCTCGACAAGATCCCGGTCCGCGCCAAGACCGGTACGGCCGAGGTGTACGGGAAGCAGACCACGTCGTGGCTCGCGTCGTACACCGATCGGTACGCCGTGGTCATGATGCTCAGCCAGGCCGGTACCGGTTCGGGCGCCGGCGGTGACTCGGTCCGCAAGATCTACGAGACCCTGTACAACATCAAGCCCGCGCCGCCCGTCCAAGGGAAGCCGGTGCAGTGA
- the rodA gene encoding rod shape-determining protein RodA, with protein MALLNPIRTRPRMDRRSTVWHVDWILVFGVVALSFIGALLIWSATHNRTSLTEGKPDAFLLRHALNFAIGLVLAIGAAITDHRRVRILAPLLYAASVVGLILVLVPGVGSTINGSRSWIQLPFMSIQPSEFAKLAVIVGMALLIAEKSETDRNEDARTLDVAQAVGVAAVPVILVMLQPDLGTVMVLGSIVFGIIAVSGVPKRWMLGLLSFGVLVAAIAIKLQVLKDYQIARFTAFANPSSDPQGIGYNVNQARIAIGNGGVFGQGLFHGGQTQNAFVPEQHTDFVFTVAGEELGLIGAGAIIVLFAIILFRGLRIAVNARDAFGRLVATGVVCWFAFQAFENIGMTLGIMPVTGLPLPFVSYGGSSMFACLLAVGLLQNIHLRSHRY; from the coding sequence ATGGCGTTGCTGAATCCCATCCGGACCCGGCCGCGGATGGACCGCCGGTCGACGGTCTGGCACGTCGACTGGATCCTGGTGTTCGGCGTGGTCGCCCTGTCGTTCATCGGCGCGCTGCTGATCTGGTCCGCGACCCACAACCGGACCTCGCTGACCGAGGGCAAACCGGACGCGTTCCTGCTCCGGCACGCGCTGAACTTCGCGATCGGCCTGGTCCTCGCGATCGGCGCCGCGATCACCGACCACCGCCGGGTCCGGATCCTCGCCCCGCTGCTGTACGCCGCCTCGGTCGTCGGACTGATCCTGGTCCTGGTGCCCGGCGTCGGCTCGACGATCAACGGGTCCCGGTCGTGGATCCAGCTGCCGTTCATGTCGATCCAGCCGAGTGAGTTCGCCAAGCTGGCGGTGATCGTCGGTATGGCGCTGCTGATCGCGGAGAAGAGCGAGACCGACCGCAACGAGGACGCCCGGACCCTCGACGTCGCGCAGGCGGTCGGGGTGGCCGCCGTACCGGTGATCCTGGTGATGCTGCAGCCGGACCTCGGCACAGTGATGGTGCTCGGCTCGATCGTGTTCGGGATCATCGCGGTGTCCGGCGTACCGAAACGCTGGATGCTGGGGCTGCTCTCGTTCGGTGTGCTGGTGGCGGCGATCGCGATCAAGCTGCAGGTGCTGAAGGACTACCAGATCGCCCGCTTCACCGCGTTCGCGAACCCGTCGTCGGATCCGCAGGGCATCGGGTACAACGTGAACCAGGCGCGGATCGCGATCGGGAACGGCGGCGTGTTCGGGCAGGGCCTGTTCCACGGCGGCCAGACGCAGAACGCGTTCGTCCCCGAGCAGCACACCGACTTCGTGTTCACGGTCGCGGGCGAGGAGCTCGGGCTGATCGGCGCCGGCGCGATCATCGTGCTGTTCGCGATCATCCTGTTCCGCGGGCTGCGGATCGCGGTGAACGCGCGGGACGCGTTCGGCCGGCTGGTGGCGACCGGGGTCGTCTGCTGGTTCGCGTTCCAGGCGTTCGAGAACATCGGGATGACGCTCGGCATCATGCCGGTCACCGGCCTGCCGCTGCCGTTCGTGTCGTACGGCGGTTCCTCCATGTTCGCGTGCCTGCTGGCGGTCGGGCTGCTGCAGAACATCCACCTCCGCTCGCACCGCTACTGA
- a CDS encoding carboxymuconolactone decarboxylase family protein, which translates to MDERMNFSKVSPAGFRAVFGVEKYVQGVVDHTLLHLIKVRASMLNGCAFCLNMHTTDALKDGESSQRLFGLAAWHDSSFYDDRERAALALTDAVTVLERTGVPDDVWDAAVEQFGEEGTANVLLAIGTINLWTRLNVATRKQPELAG; encoded by the coding sequence ATGGACGAGCGGATGAACTTCAGCAAGGTCTCGCCGGCTGGTTTCCGGGCCGTGTTCGGCGTCGAGAAGTACGTGCAGGGCGTGGTGGACCACACGTTGCTGCACTTGATCAAGGTCAGGGCGTCGATGCTCAACGGGTGCGCGTTCTGCCTGAACATGCACACGACGGACGCATTGAAGGACGGCGAGAGCAGTCAGCGGCTGTTCGGTCTCGCGGCCTGGCACGACTCGTCGTTCTACGACGACCGCGAGCGCGCCGCGCTGGCATTGACCGACGCGGTCACGGTGCTGGAGCGCACCGGCGTACCGGATGACGTGTGGGACGCGGCAGTGGAGCAGTTCGGCGAGGAGGGCACTGCGAACGTGCTCCTCGCGATTGGCACCATCAACCTGTGGACCCGTCTGAACGTCGCGACCAGGAAACAGCCGGAACTGGCCGGTTGA
- a CDS encoding sigma-70 family RNA polymerase sigma factor: protein MDPSERRDQETAGTGRLILHEYESARGMLAGLAYRMLGSWHDTEDVLQETYVRWSAADRSDVAEPRRYLTRVVARLSVDVLRTRQARRESYVGEWLPEPVPANALDLEEVSMALLHLMERLTPPQRAVYVLRTAFTLPYDEIAEILDRTPDDCRQLHRRARHALADDQRRYEPTAAEQRRLLLDFVAAARDGDLPRLESMLRDDVISWTDANGARRAARKPVTGREKVATFFSHIYARPGVTFTPVDLITGPGLKVVVRGDHHLLTMDSDGTAITAIRVVASPEKLSAV, encoded by the coding sequence GTGGACCCGTCTGAACGTCGCGACCAGGAAACAGCCGGAACTGGCCGGTTGATCCTGCACGAGTACGAGTCGGCGCGCGGGATGCTTGCCGGGCTCGCGTACCGGATGCTGGGCAGTTGGCACGACACCGAGGACGTGCTGCAGGAGACGTACGTCCGGTGGTCCGCGGCCGACCGCTCCGACGTGGCCGAGCCGCGCCGCTACCTGACGCGGGTGGTGGCGCGGCTGTCCGTCGACGTACTGCGAACCCGGCAGGCGCGCCGCGAGAGCTACGTCGGCGAGTGGCTCCCCGAGCCGGTGCCGGCGAACGCGCTCGACCTCGAGGAGGTGTCGATGGCGCTCCTGCATCTGATGGAGCGCCTGACCCCGCCGCAGCGCGCGGTCTACGTATTGCGGACCGCGTTCACCCTCCCGTACGACGAGATCGCCGAGATTCTCGACCGTACGCCGGACGACTGCCGCCAACTGCACCGTCGGGCACGGCATGCCCTGGCCGACGACCAGCGACGCTACGAGCCGACCGCCGCCGAGCAGCGCCGCCTGCTCCTGGACTTCGTGGCCGCCGCCCGCGACGGCGACCTGCCGCGACTGGAGTCGATGCTCCGGGACGACGTCATCTCCTGGACCGACGCCAACGGCGCCCGCCGGGCAGCCCGCAAACCCGTCACCGGCCGCGAGAAGGTCGCCACCTTCTTCAGCCACATCTACGCGCGTCCCGGCGTGACGTTCACTCCGGTGGATCTGATCACCGGCCCCGGTCTGAAGGTGGTTGTCCGAGGCGACCATCACCTGCTGACAATGGACTCCGACGGCACCGCGATCACGGCGATCCGGGTCGTGGCCAGCCCGGAGAAGCTTTCCGCCGTGTGA
- a CDS encoding inositol monophosphatase family protein → MSSDLELAIAAAAAGAAVVRSKYGTVVARHDKSATDFATDADLAAEQAILELIQSARPGDAILGEEYGASGEADASRRWLVDPLCGTLNFAAGTPLFSVNVALQVDGRTTVAAIADPVSGEIFWTDGETATVRRDGSDLPLAPSADSLLVDVNLDPITDGGFLGSQLLADPAFRGAFGQRVCRPRWRSRGWPRDDVRRT, encoded by the coding sequence ATGAGTTCTGATCTCGAGTTGGCGATCGCGGCGGCTGCGGCTGGGGCTGCTGTGGTGCGGAGCAAGTACGGCACCGTTGTTGCGCGGCACGACAAGTCGGCGACGGATTTCGCGACGGACGCCGATCTTGCGGCTGAGCAGGCGATTCTCGAGTTGATCCAGAGCGCCCGGCCGGGGGATGCGATTCTCGGTGAGGAGTACGGCGCCAGCGGGGAGGCGGATGCGTCGAGGCGCTGGCTGGTCGATCCGTTGTGCGGGACGCTCAACTTCGCCGCCGGTACGCCGCTCTTCTCGGTCAACGTGGCGCTGCAGGTCGACGGCAGGACAACCGTCGCCGCGATCGCGGATCCGGTCTCGGGGGAGATTTTCTGGACCGACGGCGAAACCGCAACTGTGCGCCGCGACGGTTCCGATCTCCCGCTAGCACCATCGGCGGATTCGCTTCTGGTGGACGTCAACCTGGACCCGATCACGGATGGCGGGTTTCTCGGGTCGCAGCTCCTCGCGGATCCCGCCTTCCGGGGCGCGTTCGGTCAGCGGGTCTGTCGACCACGTTGGCGGTCGCGTGGGTGGCCGCGGGACGACGTACGGCGTACGTGA
- a CDS encoding inositol monophosphatase family protein, which produces MAAGRRTAYVTDGNLRDSVHFAAGLALCRAAGCVVTDLRGGPLYSGPGVIAAADEKSHAILLELIGPHLPN; this is translated from the coding sequence GTGGCCGCGGGACGACGTACGGCGTACGTGACCGACGGCAACCTCCGCGACAGCGTCCACTTCGCGGCCGGCCTCGCGCTCTGCCGCGCCGCCGGCTGCGTCGTCACCGACCTGCGGGGTGGTCCGCTTTACTCCGGGCCGGGAGTCATCGCTGCGGCCGATGAGAAGAGCCACGCCATCCTGCTCGAACTCATAGGTCCACATCTGCCCAACTAG
- a CDS encoding DUF2000 domain-containing protein has product MLTNKMVVIIAAEAPIGVALNTAALLGVGVGRHHDDTVGPDTADAAGTPHTGMCAYPIPILRAPADTLSTLRAEAAARADVTIHDMHQVAQRARTYDQMSTTLTGTKPEDIEYLGLALYGPRTSIDSLTGALPLYR; this is encoded by the coding sequence GTGCTGACGAACAAGATGGTCGTGATCATCGCGGCCGAAGCCCCCATCGGTGTCGCCCTCAACACCGCCGCCCTGCTCGGCGTCGGCGTCGGCAGGCACCACGACGACACCGTTGGTCCGGACACCGCCGACGCCGCCGGAACCCCTCACACCGGCATGTGCGCGTACCCGATCCCTATCCTCCGCGCCCCCGCCGACACCCTCAGCACCCTCCGTGCCGAGGCCGCCGCCCGCGCCGACGTCACCATCCACGACATGCACCAGGTCGCCCAGCGGGCCCGCACGTACGACCAGATGTCCACGACGCTCACCGGAACCAAGCCCGAAGACATCGAGTACCTGGGCCTGGCCCTCTACGGCCCCCGCACCTCGATCGACTCCCTCACCGGAGCCCTCCCCCTCTACCGCTAG
- a CDS encoding Lrp/AsnC family transcriptional regulator, with translation MDELDTALLRMLQNDARRTNRDMAAELKIAPSTCLERIRGLRDRGVISGYHAAVDLKAIDRSTQAIISIKLRPQAMAVATAFQKYVMDLPQTLDMFMVSGGSDFLAHVAVKDTEALRDLVLALAKRQEIADIRSSVVFEHHRRTTIMPLTS, from the coding sequence ATGGACGAACTTGATACGGCGCTGCTGCGGATGCTGCAGAACGACGCCCGCCGGACGAACCGGGACATGGCGGCCGAGCTCAAGATCGCGCCGTCGACCTGCCTGGAGCGGATCCGGGGGCTGCGCGACCGCGGCGTGATCAGCGGGTACCACGCGGCCGTCGACCTGAAGGCGATCGACCGGTCCACCCAGGCGATCATCTCGATCAAGCTCCGGCCGCAGGCGATGGCCGTAGCAACCGCATTCCAGAAGTACGTGATGGACCTGCCGCAGACGCTGGACATGTTCATGGTCTCCGGCGGCTCCGACTTCCTCGCCCACGTGGCGGTCAAGGACACCGAGGCGCTCCGCGATCTGGTCCTCGCCCTCGCCAAACGCCAGGAAATCGCCGACATCCGCAGCTCAGTCGTCTTTGAACACCACCGCCGCACCACGATCATGCCGCTGACTTCGTAG
- the pcaD gene encoding 3-oxoadipate enol-lactonase, with protein sequence MRLNYVETGPADAPVVLLGSSLGADLGMWAPQVDVLAKRFRVVAFDHRGHGGSEVPDAPYTIDDLGGDVVELLDALEVDQASYVGISLGGAVGLWLAQNAPERFHRFVVICPPSNPAASPQMWIDRAAQVRADGTQAITDATLGRWFLPEFKDIDPVRRMLEDCPAEGYAACCEALSTTNLLPGLSDITAPVLVVTADSDTSIPPETVVPLASQIPGAHLEVIENAAHLVTYSHPDVVNPLLLAHLS encoded by the coding sequence ATGCGACTGAACTACGTGGAGACAGGACCGGCTGATGCGCCCGTAGTGCTGCTCGGGTCGTCGCTCGGTGCGGATCTGGGGATGTGGGCGCCGCAGGTCGACGTACTGGCCAAGCGGTTCCGGGTGGTGGCGTTCGATCATCGGGGGCACGGCGGGTCCGAGGTGCCCGACGCGCCGTACACGATCGACGACCTCGGCGGCGACGTCGTCGAGCTGCTCGACGCGCTCGAGGTCGACCAGGCGTCGTACGTCGGGATCTCGCTCGGCGGCGCGGTGGGCCTGTGGCTCGCGCAGAACGCCCCGGAACGCTTCCACCGCTTCGTCGTGATCTGCCCGCCGTCGAACCCGGCCGCGAGCCCGCAGATGTGGATCGACCGCGCCGCGCAGGTACGGGCCGACGGCACCCAAGCCATCACCGACGCGACCCTCGGCCGCTGGTTCCTCCCCGAATTCAAGGACATCGACCCGGTACGACGGATGCTCGAGGACTGCCCCGCCGAGGGCTACGCCGCCTGCTGCGAGGCCCTCAGCACCACCAACCTCCTCCCCGGCCTGAGCGACATCACCGCCCCGGTCCTCGTAGTCACCGCCGACTCCGACACCTCCATCCCACCCGAAACCGTCGTACCCCTGGCCTCCCAGATCCCCGGCGCCCACCTCGAAGTCATCGAGAACGCCGCCCACCTGGTCACCTACTCCCACCCGGACGTCGTCAATCCGTTGCTCCTGGCCCACCTGAGTTGA